The following proteins are co-located in the Peromyscus maniculatus bairdii isolate BWxNUB_F1_BW_parent chromosome 23, HU_Pman_BW_mat_3.1, whole genome shotgun sequence genome:
- the LOC102908132 gene encoding phospholipase A2-like → MKLLLLITLLTAGANAHSISRRSLWQFNNVIKCTIPASHPLLEYSNYGCYCGFGGSYTPVDELDRCCQTHDNCYDQVMKMENCKSLIDNPYTTSYSYSCSGTEITCSDENDPCEAFICNCDREAAICFSQAPYNKENKGIAC, encoded by the exons ATGAAACTCCTTCTGCTGATCACACTGCTCACAG CAGGTGCTAATGCTCACAGCATCAGCCGTCGGTCTTTGTGGCAGTTCAACAATGTGATCAAGTGCACCATCCCTGCCAGTCATCCCTTGTTGGAATACAGCAACTATGGCTGCTACTGTGGCTTTGGGGGCTCCTACACTCCGGTGGATGAGTTAGACAG GTGCTGCCAGACTCACGACAATTGCTATGATCAGGTCATGAAGATGGAAAACTGCAAATCCCTCATAGACAACCCCTACACCACCTCCTACTCATACTCATGCTCTGGGACTGAGATCACCTGCAGTG aCGAAAACGACCCCTGTGAGGCCTTCATCTGCAACTGTGACCGTGAGGCCGCCATCTGCTTCTCCCAGGCTCCATACAACAAGGAGAACAAAGGCATTGCGTGTTAG